Proteins from one Flavobacterium sp. N2038 genomic window:
- a CDS encoding T9SS type B sorting domain-containing protein produces MLLFAIPVSAQKEAAIWYFGHGAGLDFNSGSPITLTNGKLFTDEGCTTISDKNGHLLFYTDGSLVYDKNHQLMPNGTGLFGHRSSTQSAIIVPKPKDPNLYYIFTVDEPNPANVDDIPTNNQDPPNSGLNYSLVDLRLNNGSGDIVSSEKNVPLVTYDVNNTEDVKFKCSEKITAVQHADGFSFWVVTHFKNTFYSFKISTNGIDQTPIKTTTSVDIPLGGYNGNAIGYLKASPNGKKIAIANMSTKTSNDLNSNGQIKRFTGNVYLYNFDAGTGILSNETLLYNNIDPYGIEFSAKSEKFYMTYNTYNPIGLSEGSNLIQFDLKKEDIINSRQIINSSNYVAGALQLAIDEKIYRSGYSLTDSNIHNISVINNPEANGINCNYIQNKIDLKTGISKLGLPPFITSLFLYTFDYEFNCLGQSTHFFINSKETIDSVLWDFGDGSTSNSKDAYHTYAKAGDYKVTLIKTASGENREPIEKTITIFDKPAVITTPYKLIQCDTQDNNSLDGLATFNLSAANEAISLGNKDYQVFYYHTKNEADTDSNNIASLNPIYKNTVPKEVLYAKVSQQNSSCYSIATVILQANPSISILPEDLHKCDLGEGKALFDLEEKKRNIKSQLNLPSDVKLFFYNTESDASLSLNEIKNTITTNSKTIYIRAENSNGCYGNGKFELVVEPVPALINAEQKVICESGPNTTVVLESTIPLSQINDYTYLWSNNATTPTITVNKEGNYTLTIENKSGCTSTSDHPVKLSRAPIVNDIEINDFNTLNQIIINIQNPKDYQYMIHFQNGTYSEFQNSEIFENIPGGFHELIVESIDGCGRITKSFAVLNAPKFFTPNNDGYNDYWNFIGINDPIYKNALIYIYDRYGKLLKQLSPFDQGWDGTYIKEPMPSSDYWFTIKLEDGREAKGHFSLKR; encoded by the coding sequence TTGTTGCTATTTGCAATACCTGTTTCTGCACAAAAAGAAGCCGCAATTTGGTACTTTGGTCATGGAGCAGGATTAGATTTCAATTCTGGAAGTCCCATCACCTTAACCAACGGAAAATTATTTACAGACGAAGGCTGCACTACCATTTCTGATAAAAACGGACATTTACTTTTTTATACCGATGGATCACTTGTTTATGACAAAAACCATCAGTTAATGCCTAACGGAACTGGACTTTTTGGGCATCGCTCCAGTACGCAATCTGCTATTATAGTGCCTAAACCAAAAGATCCAAATCTGTATTACATTTTTACCGTAGACGAACCTAATCCTGCAAACGTAGACGATATCCCTACAAATAATCAAGACCCTCCAAATAGCGGATTAAATTATTCTTTAGTCGATTTAAGACTAAACAATGGATCAGGAGATATCGTCTCTTCTGAAAAGAATGTTCCTCTTGTTACTTATGACGTAAATAATACCGAAGATGTAAAATTTAAATGCTCAGAAAAAATTACCGCTGTACAACATGCTGATGGCTTTTCGTTCTGGGTTGTAACGCATTTTAAGAATACTTTTTATAGTTTTAAAATAAGTACAAATGGTATAGATCAAACTCCCATTAAAACGACAACATCAGTAGACATTCCACTGGGTGGTTACAATGGTAATGCCATTGGATATTTAAAAGCATCTCCCAATGGAAAAAAGATTGCTATCGCCAACATGTCTACAAAAACTTCAAATGATTTGAATTCTAATGGTCAGATAAAACGTTTTACAGGAAACGTATATCTTTATAATTTTGATGCCGGTACTGGTATCTTAAGTAATGAAACCCTTCTCTACAATAATATTGATCCCTATGGGATAGAATTTTCTGCAAAATCAGAAAAATTTTACATGACATATAATACTTATAATCCGATAGGACTCTCTGAAGGCAGCAACCTCATACAATTTGACCTAAAAAAAGAAGATATAATAAACTCCAGACAAATCATTAACTCCTCAAATTATGTTGCGGGAGCGTTACAACTAGCCATTGATGAAAAAATTTACAGATCAGGTTATTCACTTACAGATAGTAACATTCACAATATATCTGTAATCAATAATCCCGAAGCTAATGGAATCAATTGTAATTATATTCAAAATAAAATCGACCTAAAAACCGGGATTTCAAAACTAGGGCTTCCGCCTTTTATAACCTCTTTGTTTTTATATACTTTTGATTACGAATTCAACTGTTTGGGACAATCAACCCATTTTTTCATTAATTCTAAAGAAACAATTGATAGCGTATTATGGGATTTTGGTGACGGAAGCACTTCAAACAGTAAAGATGCTTATCATACTTATGCAAAGGCCGGAGATTACAAAGTGACTTTGATAAAAACTGCAAGTGGAGAAAACAGAGAACCAATAGAAAAAACAATAACTATTTTCGACAAACCAGCTGTAATTACAACACCATACAAACTAATCCAATGCGACACACAAGATAACAATTCACTAGACGGATTGGCAACCTTTAATCTTTCTGCTGCTAATGAGGCAATCTCATTAGGAAATAAAGATTACCAAGTGTTTTATTATCACACTAAAAATGAAGCCGACACAGACAGCAATAATATTGCTTCTTTAAATCCTATTTATAAAAACACAGTACCAAAAGAAGTGCTTTATGCAAAAGTAAGTCAGCAAAATTCATCCTGCTATAGTATTGCAACCGTAATTCTGCAAGCGAACCCTAGTATTTCGATCTTGCCAGAAGATCTTCATAAATGTGATCTGGGAGAAGGAAAAGCACTATTTGATTTGGAAGAAAAAAAGCGAAATATCAAATCTCAATTAAATCTGCCTTCTGATGTTAAATTATTCTTTTACAATACTGAAAGCGATGCTTCATTATCATTAAACGAAATAAAAAATACCATAACTACAAATTCTAAAACGATATACATAAGAGCTGAAAATAGTAATGGCTGCTACGGAAACGGAAAATTTGAACTTGTCGTTGAACCAGTTCCTGCTTTAATAAACGCAGAACAAAAAGTAATTTGCGAATCCGGACCAAATACAACTGTAGTTTTAGAATCCACTATTCCTTTATCTCAAATTAATGATTATACCTATTTATGGTCAAATAATGCTACAACGCCAACTATCACAGTTAACAAAGAAGGAAACTACACGCTCACGATCGAAAACAAATCCGGATGTACTTCAACTTCAGATCATCCTGTAAAACTATCCCGTGCTCCTATTGTAAATGACATAGAAATAAATGATTTTAATACTTTAAATCAAATCATTATTAACATACAAAATCCGAAAGACTATCAATATATGATTCATTTTCAAAATGGCACTTACAGCGAATTTCAAAATTCTGAAATCTTTGAAAATATTCCCGGAGGTTTTCACGAATTAATTGTTGAAAGTATTGATGGTTGTGGTCGAATAACAAAAAGTTTTGCTGTTCTAAATGCTCCAAAATTTTTCACACCAAACAATGATGGCTACAACGATTATTGGAATTTCATCGGCATAAACGATCCTATTTATAAAAATGCTCTTATTTACATTTATGACCGTTACGGAAAATTACTAAAACAATTATCTCCTTTTGACCAGGGATGGGACGGAACTTATATTAAAGAACCAATGCCTTCATCGGATTATTGGTTTACCATCAAGCTAGAAGATGGACGAGAAGCAAAAGGACATTTTAGCCTGAAAAGATAA